The Lactuca sativa cultivar Salinas chromosome 2, Lsat_Salinas_v11, whole genome shotgun sequence genome includes a window with the following:
- the LOC111901299 gene encoding uncharacterized protein LOC111901299: protein MEIGSCIRVQNGSCPASFLTRASYLHEQSIPTQNPTSSASSFVTLPRKKSTCKATLKEANNNIEAVEKVKVKPSEMELSNLTAISPLDGRYRNFVKDLAPYLSEYGLIYYRTLVEVKWLLKLSQIPQVSEVPSFSNEAQTKLQGLIDGFSDADAMQVKNIEKITNHDVKAVEYFLKTKCEEDPEIAKVLEFFHFGCTSEDINNLAHGLMLKESVNTVILPIMDDLINAIYTMAKTYAYIPMLSRTHGQPASPTTLGKEMVIFGERLRREREDISRVEILGKFAGAVGNYNAHVVAYPDVNWPRIAEQFVNSLGLSFNPHVTQIESHDYMAKLFQSFIRFNNILLDFDKDMWGYISVGYFKQLTKAGEIGSSTMPHKVNPIYFENSEGNLGIGNAILDHLSMKLPVSRWQRDLTDSTVLRNIGVGLGYSLLAYKSAIVGIGKLQVNEAALNKDLDNSWEVLAEPIQTVMRRYGVEEPYEKLKELTRGRAVDKERITEFINGLEIPVEAKTELLKLTPHNYVGVAAQLVEEACLRANK from the exons ATGGAAATCGGATCTTGTATTAGAGTTCAAAATGGCAGCTGTCCAGCATCATTCTTAACTCGTGCAAGTTACCTCCATGAACAATCTATTCCTACCCAAAACCCTACTTCAAGTGCTTCATCATTTGTGACACTTCCTCGCAAAAAATCCACTTGCAAAGCAACTTTGAAGGAAGCCAATAACAATATTGAAGCTGTAGAAAAG GTAAAAGTGAAGCCTTCTGAGATGGAGCTCTCAAATTTAACTGCCATAAGTCCTTTGGATGGGCGTTATCGGAATTTTGTGAAGGACTTAGCCCCTTATTTGAGTGAATATGGCCTTATCTACTATCGCACCCTGGTTGAG GTGAAGTGGCTGCTAAAGCTCTCACAGATTCCTCAAGTATCTGAGGTTCCAAGCTTTAGCAATGAAGCTCAAACAAAACTGCAAGGACTGATTGATGGATTCAGTGATGCTGATGCAATGCAAGTCAAGAATATTGAGAAAATAACTAATCATGATGTGAAAGCAGTCGAGTATTTTCTGAAAACAAAGTGTGAAGAAGATCCAGAGATTGCTAAGGTGCTTGagttttttcattttgggtgtacATCCGAAGACATAAACAACCTTGCTCATGGACTGATGCTAAAAGAATCAGTTAACACAGTCATTCTTCCTATCATGGATGACTTAATCAATGCAATATACACCATGGCAAAAACCTATGCTTACATTCCAATGCTTTCCCGGACTCATGGACAG CCAGCTTCGCCTACTACATTGGGAAAGGAAATGGTGATATTTGGTGAAAGATTAAGGAGAGAAAGAGAAGATATTTCTAGAGTAGAAATATTGGGAAAGTTTGCAGGTGCAGTTGGGAACTACAATGCACATGTTGTGGCATATCCTGATGTAAATTGGCCACGAATAGCTGAACAATTTGTAAACTCTCTTGGATTAAGCTTTAATCCACATGTAACACAG ATTGAATCTCATGACTACATGGCGAAATTATTCCAGTCGTTTATTCGGTTTAATAACATCTTgcttgattttgataaagacaTGTGGGGGTATATCTCTGTGGGCTACTTCAAGCAGTTGACTAAGGCTGGTGAAATAGGGTCATCCACTATGCCTCACAAAGTGAACCCGATATACTTTGAAAACAGTGAGGGCAATCTTGGAATAGGAAATGCAATTTTAGACCATTTAAGCATGAAGCTGCCTGTTTCCCGTTGGCAGCGTGACCTTACTGATTCTACTGTCCTGAGAAACATTGGTGTGGGGTTGGGTTATTCACTTCTTGCTTACAAAAGTGCAATAGTGGGAATTGGAAAGCTTCAG GTGAATGAAGCAGCCTTAAACAAGGACCTGGACAACTCATGGGAGGTGCTTGCTGAACCAATACAGACA gtgATGAGAAGATATGGTGTTGAGGAGCCATATGAGAAACTGAAGGAACTTACAAGAGGAAGAGCGGTTGATAAAGAGAGGATTACTGAGTTTATAAATGGGTTAGAAATACCGGTTGAAGCAAAAACAGAGCTTTTAAAGTTAACCCCTCACAACTATGTTGGAGTTGCAGCTCAGTTGGTGGAGGAAGCATGTTTAAGGGCTAATAAATAA